The proteins below come from a single Halothiobacillus neapolitanus c2 genomic window:
- a CDS encoding GtrA family protein: MDDGSKVRVLRASGLAIWVRLQSLVIFAAVGVAAAAVHLAVVWALVSQWSMAALLANPAGFFVAFWVSFFGHRHGSFKADDPHPIRRALPRFALVAVIGFVVNELLYAALLAWTPLPYTVALFIVIAIVAVATYLSSRFWAFAVQPKQ, encoded by the coding sequence ATGGATGACGGTTCGAAGGTCCGGGTGCTGCGGGCTTCCGGGCTGGCTATTTGGGTTCGTCTGCAATCGCTGGTGATCTTCGCCGCCGTTGGCGTAGCGGCTGCGGCTGTGCATCTGGCCGTGGTCTGGGCATTGGTCAGCCAGTGGTCGATGGCCGCTTTACTGGCGAACCCGGCGGGGTTTTTCGTGGCATTTTGGGTGAGTTTTTTCGGCCATCGTCACGGCAGCTTCAAGGCGGATGACCCGCACCCTATTCGACGAGCACTGCCTCGATTCGCCTTGGTCGCGGTGATCGGGTTTGTTGTCAATGAACTGCTCTATGCGGCGCTATTGGCTTGGACACCCTTGCCATATACCGTCGCACTATTCATCGTGATCGCCATCGTGGCGGTAGCGACTTACTTATCCAGTCGATTCTGGGCGTTTGCCGTGCAGCCAAAGCAGTAA
- the smpB gene encoding SsrA-binding protein SmpB yields the protein MSKTKKSAGESTIALNKKAKFDYFLNDRFEAGIALEGWEVKSLREGKVQLTDAHILLKNGEAFMIGGQINPLIQASSHVRPDNTRIRKLLLHKREIAQLIGAVDRKGFTVVPTAMYWKNGRAKLEIALAQGKKDHDKRATLKEKDWARDKQRILRTSS from the coding sequence ATGTCGAAGACCAAGAAGTCCGCTGGTGAATCCACCATCGCACTCAATAAAAAAGCGAAATTCGATTACTTTCTCAATGACCGATTCGAAGCGGGCATCGCGCTTGAAGGCTGGGAGGTCAAATCCCTGCGCGAAGGCAAAGTGCAACTCACCGATGCCCACATTTTGCTCAAAAATGGCGAAGCGTTCATGATCGGCGGGCAAATCAACCCGCTGATACAAGCGTCATCGCATGTTCGCCCAGACAACACGCGCATTCGTAAATTACTGCTGCACAAGCGGGAAATCGCCCAGCTCATCGGCGCGGTCGATCGCAAGGGCTTCACCGTAGTACCCACCGCCATGTACTGGAAAAATGGCCGGGCCAAGCTCGAAATTGCCTTGGCTCAGGGCAAAAAAGATCACGACAAGCGCGCCACGCTTAAAGAAAAGGATTGGGCGCGCGACAAGCAGCGCATTTTGCGCACCAGTAGTTGA
- a CDS encoding heme-binding protein → MQGAHGGKPDAPEKTILNQPGIVIIGGGIPIEAGGSMVGAIGVSGATGGDNDDICAKAVIAAIADDLSF, encoded by the coding sequence ATGCAAGGCGCGCACGGCGGCAAACCCGATGCCCCTGAAAAAACCATTCTCAATCAACCCGGCATAGTGATTATCGGCGGAGGCATTCCCATCGAAGCGGGTGGCAGCATGGTTGGTGCCATTGGCGTTTCCGGCGCGACGGGCGGTGATAACGATGACATCTGCGCCAAGGCAGTCATCGCGGCCATTGCAGATGATCTGAGTTTTTAA
- a CDS encoding metalloregulator ArsR/SmtB family transcription factor codes for MTHTTLHEHPEQLFAALSDETRLRILMLLESEHRLCVCHLQALLDKPQSTISRHISMLMENQLLSQTHKGTSNLYALNERTPLWVREILRLSRISWSLSNEGFRLLKQARALYQENIELLQDTPQNNENIIQKSGETTPSNKVFNVLFLCVANSARSILAEALLNRWGQGRFRAFSAGQKKDSSVNPNTIEALKALELPTEQAASKHWAVFLAPDAPQMDLVITVCDTLLNEACPAWPGRPITAHWGVTDPVRQMAEHPDRDPVSFFIEAGRALETRVKLLTQLPDYAIEKIRARDELSAIGLMSE; via the coding sequence ATGACGCATACAACGCTGCACGAACACCCCGAACAGCTCTTCGCCGCCTTGAGCGATGAAACGCGCCTTCGCATCTTGATGCTCCTTGAATCCGAACACCGACTTTGCGTGTGCCATCTGCAAGCTCTGCTTGACAAGCCACAGTCCACGATTTCACGGCATATCAGCATGCTGATGGAAAATCAGCTTTTATCACAAACGCATAAAGGCACCTCGAATTTATATGCACTCAATGAGCGCACACCTTTATGGGTTCGTGAGATTTTGCGCCTGTCGCGGATTAGCTGGTCGCTCAGCAATGAAGGCTTCAGGTTGCTCAAACAAGCCCGCGCGCTGTATCAAGAGAACATCGAATTATTGCAGGACACGCCACAAAACAACGAGAACATCATTCAAAAATCAGGTGAAACGACACCCTCAAACAAAGTCTTCAATGTGTTGTTCTTGTGCGTGGCCAACAGCGCGCGTTCCATCCTGGCCGAAGCGCTGCTCAACCGTTGGGGCCAAGGCCGATTCCGCGCCTTTTCTGCGGGGCAGAAGAAAGATTCCAGCGTCAACCCCAACACAATTGAAGCGTTAAAAGCGCTGGAACTACCCACCGAGCAAGCCGCCTCCAAGCATTGGGCGGTGTTCTTGGCGCCAGACGCGCCGCAGATGGATTTGGTGATCACCGTCTGCGACACCTTGCTCAATGAAGCCTGCCCCGCCTGGCCCGGTCGGCCGATCACTGCGCATTGGGGGGTAACCGATCCGGTGCGCCAGATGGCCGAACATCCCGATCGCGACCCGGTATCGTTCTTTATCGAAGCCGGACGCGCATTGGAAACTCGGGTGAAGTTGCTGACCCAACTGCCCGACTACGCCATCGAAAAAATCCGCGCCCGCGATGAGCTATCCGCTATTGGTTTAATGAGTGAGTAA
- a CDS encoding ArsJ-associated glyceraldehyde-3-phosphate dehydrogenase, which produces MTIRVAINGYGRMGRLALRAMFDRPDLGLTVVHINEIAADAACMAHLTEFDSVHGRWPQAISADEQSITINGQRIGFTMHKTIDQLDWRAIGVDLVIESTGKWRSFEQVSAHLTQGAPRVVVAAPVKHPEVLNVVMGVNDHLFDADTHAIVTAASCTTNCLAPVVKVLHEGLGIVRGTMTTMHDLTNTQVVVDKGDKDWRRARASSLSLSPTTTGSAKAIGEIFPELNGQLNGLAVRVPLLNASLTDFVFTPSRATTVEEVNALLKAGSDAMPQILGYETRPLVSMDFVNDARSSIVDAPSTMVIDEHMVKVLAWYDNEWGYANRMAELASKVGSA; this is translated from the coding sequence ATGACAATTCGAGTTGCAATTAACGGCTATGGCCGTATGGGACGCCTGGCACTGCGGGCGATGTTTGATCGCCCAGACCTCGGCTTAACCGTGGTGCACATCAACGAAATTGCCGCCGATGCCGCCTGCATGGCGCATCTGACCGAGTTCGATTCCGTGCATGGTCGCTGGCCCCAAGCCATTTCGGCCGATGAGCAAAGCATCACCATCAACGGCCAGCGCATTGGCTTTACGATGCACAAAACCATCGATCAACTCGACTGGCGCGCCATCGGCGTGGATCTGGTCATCGAATCGACCGGCAAATGGCGCAGCTTCGAGCAAGTAAGCGCGCATTTGACGCAAGGCGCGCCGCGTGTGGTGGTCGCCGCGCCGGTTAAACACCCTGAGGTGTTAAATGTGGTGATGGGCGTGAACGATCATCTGTTCGATGCGGACACACACGCCATCGTGACGGCTGCTTCCTGCACCACCAACTGCCTCGCGCCGGTCGTTAAAGTGCTACATGAGGGGCTGGGTATTGTGCGCGGCACCATGACGACGATGCACGATTTGACCAACACCCAAGTCGTTGTCGATAAAGGTGACAAAGACTGGCGGCGCGCGCGCGCGTCGAGCCTATCGCTCTCGCCCACCACCACGGGCTCTGCCAAAGCCATTGGCGAGATTTTCCCCGAGTTGAACGGCCAGTTGAACGGTCTGGCCGTGCGGGTGCCGCTGCTCAACGCCTCGCTCACCGATTTTGTGTTCACGCCATCCCGCGCTACCACGGTGGAAGAAGTCAATGCCCTGCTCAAGGCGGGCAGCGATGCCATGCCGCAGATCTTAGGCTACGAAACCCGCCCTTTGGTCTCCATGGATTTCGTCAACGATGCCCGCTCCTCGATTGTCGATGCGCCCTCCACGATGGTGATCGACGAGCACATGGTCAAAGTGCTGGCCTGGTACGACAACGAATGGGGCTACGCCAACCGCATGGCCGAACTCGCATCCAAGGTCGGCTCGGCCTAA
- a CDS encoding glycosyltransferase family 2 protein yields the protein MNDRSVRISCVVPAFNEAANLPNLLTQLSMQLGELSDHWEIIVVDDGSRDRTRAVLAEYADTPGLVVLHFSRNFGKEAALSAGLDRVRGDVCFMLDADLQHPVALMPQMLAAWREGAQMVYFVREHRRDEPFWKRWGSGLLYWLINFGSAVQVPEDAGDFRLLDAKVVAALRALPERNRFMKGLYAWVGFRTQALPYTPEPRLHGKSHFSGRRLLNLALTGLTAFSNVPLRLWSVFGLILALLALIYGGYVTLAYFIDQRPVAGWTTIVAGLMLFGGIQLISIGILGEYLGRVYDEVKQRPRYIVDEQIDNSPFAQEQMATPLPSLIESDSKHG from the coding sequence ATGAATGATCGTTCCGTACGCATTTCGTGCGTGGTACCTGCCTTCAATGAGGCTGCCAACCTACCGAATCTGTTGACTCAATTGAGCATGCAGTTGGGCGAGTTGTCCGATCACTGGGAAATCATCGTGGTCGACGACGGCAGTCGGGATCGTACGCGCGCCGTATTGGCCGAATATGCCGATACACCGGGTTTGGTCGTGCTGCATTTCTCACGCAATTTCGGCAAGGAAGCGGCCTTGAGCGCGGGGCTTGATCGGGTGCGGGGCGATGTCTGTTTCATGCTGGATGCCGATTTGCAACACCCGGTCGCCTTGATGCCGCAAATGCTGGCCGCCTGGCGCGAGGGTGCGCAGATGGTTTATTTCGTGCGGGAACATCGCAGGGATGAACCGTTCTGGAAGCGCTGGGGTTCCGGGTTGTTGTATTGGTTGATCAATTTCGGTTCGGCTGTTCAGGTGCCGGAAGATGCTGGCGATTTTCGGCTGCTGGATGCCAAAGTGGTCGCTGCCCTGCGTGCGCTGCCCGAACGTAATCGCTTCATGAAGGGCTTGTATGCCTGGGTTGGCTTTCGCACGCAGGCCCTGCCGTATACCCCCGAGCCCCGGCTGCACGGTAAAAGCCATTTTTCGGGGCGGCGGTTGCTGAATCTGGCGTTGACCGGCTTGACGGCCTTCTCGAATGTGCCTCTGCGGTTGTGGAGTGTGTTCGGCCTGATTCTCGCATTGCTGGCGCTGATCTACGGCGGCTACGTCACGCTGGCTTATTTCATCGATCAACGCCCTGTCGCTGGTTGGACGACCATTGTCGCCGGGCTGATGCTGTTCGGCGGCATCCAGTTGATCTCCATCGGGATTCTCGGTGAGTATCTAGGGCGAGTGTATGATGAGGTCAAACAACGGCCACGCTATATCGTCGACGAACAGATCGATAACAGCCCGTTTGCCCAAGAACAAATGGCCACGCCTCTGCCGAGTTTGATCGAATCCGATAGCAAACATGGATGA
- a CDS encoding ChbG/HpnK family deacetylase, which produces MRSIVLIADDFGLSPAVDAGILELVENGRLSGFGCLTQLPRWFDAAKTLDQMPIETSGVQVGLHLNLSQRFGGAWHRPLSLLISGAHAGLLPRDRIRESLRTQWDRFTQALGRAPDYVDGHQHVHQLPVVRECLLEILAQEAVHPWVRITSPIISPKPMIKGWMIAHLGAETLRQLALRHGLKTNGSFAGVYGFDQSQTGYAHLMGEWLRASPGDTVIMCHPGHFANASTDDPIAPARANELGFLRSVEFGDLLYAHDCRIATPAF; this is translated from the coding sequence TTGCGTTCCATTGTCCTGATCGCTGATGATTTTGGCCTGTCGCCTGCCGTCGATGCGGGCATTCTCGAACTGGTCGAAAACGGACGCTTGAGCGGGTTCGGCTGTCTGACTCAATTGCCGCGCTGGTTCGATGCGGCCAAAACACTGGATCAAATGCCAATTGAGACGAGTGGCGTTCAGGTGGGGCTGCACCTTAATTTGTCACAAAGATTCGGCGGAGCATGGCATCGCCCCTTGTCCCTATTGATTTCCGGTGCCCACGCTGGGCTGCTGCCGCGTGATCGCATCCGTGAGAGCCTGAGAACCCAATGGGATCGCTTCACGCAGGCATTGGGGCGGGCACCAGATTATGTGGATGGCCATCAGCATGTGCACCAGTTACCCGTGGTTCGTGAGTGTCTGCTGGAGATATTGGCACAAGAAGCCGTTCACCCGTGGGTGCGCATTACCTCGCCGATTATCTCGCCAAAACCAATGATAAAAGGTTGGATGATTGCACATCTGGGCGCCGAAACATTGCGGCAGCTAGCGCTGCGTCACGGGCTCAAAACCAATGGATCGTTCGCCGGGGTTTATGGCTTCGATCAATCTCAAACCGGCTATGCGCATTTAATGGGCGAATGGCTGCGTGCATCGCCGGGGGACACGGTGATCATGTGTCACCCCGGTCATTTTGCGAATGCCAGTACAGACGATCCGATCGCCCCGGCGCGTGCCAATGAACTCGGCTTTTTGCGCAGTGTCGAGTTCGGCGATTTGCTCTACGCTCATGATTGCAGAATTGCCACGCCGGCATTCTGA
- a CDS encoding ArnT family glycosyltransferase, translating into MTTPSAPHWTARLARLGQWLLDHPVWLFVLFAFWLAATIGLRPLFVPDEGRYVGVALSMLHTGDWLVPKLDGLPFFHKPPLFYWVTASSLAVFGTHEWAARAAPFLAGMASAITLFWFLNQYANRRAAGLGVLLLGTFPLFFDAAQFASMDMLVGSLIAITILLLAHVSQQLQARRSAKWVLVLAYATAGLGMMTKGMIGFVLPGMVITFWLLWNRRFTHLYRLISPLGLVVFLAIVAPWFALMELKFPGFLHYTFIYQQFDRYLDSSFNNPQPIYFYVMVLFGGLIPWAVGLFWLASFPKNRQLMSLKRTNHLLSLGVIWLGSILLFFSIPTSKLIGYILPTVPSLALLLALAFDKALTHTANEPAEQRRWQGRIASMALIGALLGVTSVVIFAVIDHKSHKEITLAVRDRIAPDADVVFYNYYYFSVPFYLDRTQPALVTGPWDDPNNFRSDGANTELYTSAKFDPEAAKRILISTDQLGAMATEAKQGKRAPVWVFVQRDDAQRAALFADQQPVTQDKRAAIYCFGCTANAQNRLDK; encoded by the coding sequence ATGACCACGCCCTCAGCCCCCCACTGGACCGCCCGCCTCGCTCGTTTAGGTCAATGGCTGCTCGATCACCCCGTTTGGCTCTTTGTATTATTTGCGTTTTGGTTAGCGGCAACGATCGGTTTGCGACCTTTGTTCGTACCGGATGAAGGCCGTTATGTGGGCGTTGCCCTGTCGATGCTGCACACCGGCGACTGGCTGGTGCCGAAACTTGACGGCCTGCCATTTTTCCACAAACCACCCTTATTTTACTGGGTCACCGCGTCGTCGCTGGCTGTGTTCGGCACGCACGAATGGGCAGCCCGCGCGGCACCATTTCTGGCGGGCATGGCCTCGGCCATTACCTTGTTCTGGTTTTTGAACCAATACGCCAACCGCCGTGCGGCCGGTTTGGGTGTGTTGTTGCTCGGCACTTTTCCGTTGTTTTTCGATGCGGCGCAATTTGCGAGCATGGACATGCTGGTCGGCTCATTAATTGCCATCACCATCCTGCTGCTGGCCCATGTAAGCCAGCAATTGCAGGCGAGACGAAGTGCCAAATGGGTGCTGGTTCTGGCCTATGCCACGGCAGGGCTTGGCATGATGACCAAGGGCATGATCGGGTTTGTCCTGCCCGGCATGGTTATTACCTTTTGGCTCCTGTGGAACCGACGATTCACCCATCTTTACAGGCTGATTTCTCCGCTTGGTTTGGTCGTTTTTTTGGCGATTGTGGCGCCCTGGTTTGCTCTGATGGAACTCAAGTTCCCGGGCTTTTTGCACTACACCTTCATCTACCAGCAGTTTGATCGCTATCTCGACAGCAGTTTTAACAATCCGCAACCGATTTATTTTTACGTCATGGTGTTGTTCGGCGGCCTGATTCCCTGGGCGGTCGGTCTGTTCTGGCTGGCCTCGTTCCCGAAAAATCGTCAGCTCATGTCGTTGAAGCGCACCAATCATCTGCTGAGCCTTGGGGTGATCTGGCTCGGCAGCATTTTGTTGTTCTTCTCGATCCCGACCTCAAAACTGATCGGGTATATTTTGCCGACGGTGCCGAGTCTTGCCCTATTGTTGGCCTTGGCATTCGACAAAGCCCTCACCCACACCGCGAATGAACCGGCCGAGCAGCGCCGTTGGCAGGGGCGCATCGCGTCTATGGCCCTGATCGGTGCGCTGTTGGGCGTAACGAGCGTCGTCATTTTCGCCGTGATAGATCACAAATCGCATAAGGAAATCACCCTGGCCGTGCGTGACCGCATCGCACCCGATGCCGATGTGGTGTTTTACAACTATTACTATTTCAGCGTGCCGTTTTATCTGGATCGCACCCAGCCAGCCCTGGTAACAGGCCCGTGGGATGACCCGAATAATTTCAGATCCGATGGTGCCAATACCGAGCTGTACACGTCGGCGAAGTTCGATCCCGAAGCCGCCAAGCGCATTTTGATTTCCACGGATCAACTCGGCGCCATGGCCACCGAAGCCAAGCAAGGAAAACGCGCACCGGTATGGGTATTCGTTCAGCGGGATGATGCACAAAGGGCAGCATTGTTTGCAGATCAGCAACCGGTGACGCAAGACAAACGCGCCGCGATTTACTGCTTTGGCTGCACGGCAAACGCCCAGAATCGACTGGATAAGTAA
- a CDS encoding type II toxin-antitoxin system RatA family toxin, producing the protein MTNITRQIHVPYSAAQMYHLVNDVAAYPEFLPWCDASRVLRVQDNEMDASITLKVGALRKVFTTRNINDPGKKIVVSLLNGPFKSLDGFWSFNDLDEGGSMIRLNMSFEFSSKLVDMAIGPVFREIVRNLITAFQHRAVAVYGDQIEPGGVS; encoded by the coding sequence ATGACGAACATCACCCGACAAATTCACGTACCGTACAGCGCTGCTCAAATGTATCACCTGGTCAATGACGTGGCCGCCTACCCCGAGTTCTTGCCGTGGTGCGATGCATCGCGTGTGTTGCGGGTTCAGGACAACGAGATGGATGCCAGTATTACGCTCAAGGTCGGTGCTTTGCGCAAGGTGTTCACGACACGCAATATCAACGATCCGGGAAAAAAAATTGTCGTCAGCCTGCTCAATGGGCCGTTCAAGTCTTTGGATGGCTTCTGGTCGTTCAACGATTTAGACGAAGGCGGTTCGATGATCCGGCTCAATATGTCGTTCGAGTTCTCAAGCAAGCTGGTGGATATGGCGATCGGGCCGGTATTCCGTGAAATCGTCCGAAATCTGATCACGGCATTTCAGCACCGGGCGGTGGCTGTGTATGGCGATCAGATTGAGCCGGGCGGTGTGTCTTGA
- the cfa gene encoding cyclopropane fatty acyl phospholipid synthase: protein MSRLFDESLDTDTLDRNTAAALPRSLSESTLADALALADIQINGDRPWDLIIKDRRTIKRSLAYGNLGLGESYMAGWVDIPAIDQFIDRVLRARLDERVGHSVHVKAHALMARVFNHQSPVRAWQVGQRHYDLSNDFYQDMLDHRMTYTCGFWEQAHNLDEAQEAKLDLICRKLELKPGERVLDIGCGWGSFMRFAAERYGVECVGLTISKEQAKLGQALCAGLPVTFRLQDYRDIDESFDKIVSIGMFEHVGHKNYATYMDVVRRCLKPDGLFLLHTIASSDVNPTPDEWIDKYIFPNGEIPSFSQIMDAVTGRFVVEDMHNFGADYDRTLMAWHDNFSRVWPKYAQKFGATFERMWRYYLLSCAGTFRARRTHLLQLVLSPAGVVGGYHRPA from the coding sequence ATGTCGCGACTGTTTGATGAATCACTGGATACAGACACATTAGATCGAAATACCGCCGCTGCGCTGCCGCGAAGTTTAAGCGAATCGACACTGGCCGACGCCCTTGCGCTGGCAGACATCCAAATCAATGGCGACCGCCCCTGGGATCTGATCATCAAGGACCGTCGCACCATCAAAAGAAGTCTGGCCTACGGCAATTTGGGCTTGGGTGAAAGCTACATGGCCGGCTGGGTGGACATCCCTGCGATCGATCAATTCATCGATCGGGTGTTGCGCGCACGGCTGGATGAACGAGTTGGGCATTCTGTCCACGTCAAGGCCCACGCCCTCATGGCCCGTGTTTTTAACCATCAGAGTCCCGTTCGGGCTTGGCAGGTCGGGCAACGCCACTACGATCTGAGCAACGATTTTTATCAGGACATGCTTGATCACCGCATGACCTATACCTGCGGGTTCTGGGAACAAGCACATAACCTCGACGAAGCGCAGGAAGCCAAACTGGATCTGATCTGTCGCAAACTCGAACTCAAACCCGGTGAACGCGTGCTGGATATCGGGTGTGGCTGGGGCAGCTTCATGCGTTTTGCAGCCGAGCGATATGGCGTCGAATGCGTGGGGCTGACGATTTCGAAGGAGCAGGCCAAACTCGGACAAGCGCTTTGTGCGGGTTTACCGGTCACGTTCCGGCTTCAGGACTATCGAGACATCGATGAATCCTTCGATAAAATCGTCTCCATTGGCATGTTCGAGCACGTAGGGCACAAAAATTATGCTACCTACATGGATGTGGTACGGCGCTGCCTGAAACCCGACGGGTTGTTCCTATTGCATACCATCGCATCGAGCGACGTGAACCCGACGCCAGACGAATGGATTGATAAATACATTTTCCCCAACGGCGAAATCCCGTCATTTAGCCAGATTATGGACGCGGTCACCGGCAGGTTCGTTGTGGAGGACATGCATAATTTCGGCGCCGATTACGACCGCACCCTGATGGCCTGGCACGACAATTTTTCCCGCGTTTGGCCCAAATACGCGCAAAAATTCGGGGCGACGTTCGAACGCATGTGGCGCTACTATTTGTTGTCGTGTGCGGGCACATTTCGCGCTCGCAGGACGCATTTGCTGCAACTCGTTCTCTCGCCTGCGGGCGTTGTCGGCGGTTACCACCGACCCGCCTGA
- a CDS encoding RnfH family protein: MDSPAVGVIEVEVAYAKPDRQVILAVTVPEDATVQMAIDASGIREQFPEIDLEHQKVGIFSRLVTLNQRLQARDRIEIYRPLQADPKAARRERAAKKDEQS, encoded by the coding sequence CTGGATTCGCCCGCAGTCGGTGTTATCGAGGTTGAAGTCGCGTACGCCAAACCGGATCGGCAGGTAATTCTCGCCGTCACCGTTCCCGAGGATGCCACCGTGCAGATGGCCATCGATGCCAGCGGCATCAGGGAGCAGTTCCCCGAGATTGATCTTGAGCATCAAAAAGTGGGCATTTTTTCCCGTCTGGTCACCCTGAACCAACGTCTGCAGGCGCGTGATCGGATCGAAATCTACCGTCCATTACAAGCCGATCCGAAAGCCGCGCGACGGGAACGGGCCGCAAAAAAGGACGAACAATCGTAA
- the arsJ gene encoding organoarsenical effux MFS transporter ArsJ, whose translation MTAALRNYLIITGNYWAFTITDGAIRMLVVLHFYQMGYSPFAIAMLFVFYEVFGIVTNFVGGWLGARIGLNRTMQVGTAMQIVALLMLTVPNPLLTVAYVMAAQALSGIAKDLNKMSAKAGVKLVAGASDEQLFKWVAWITGSKNALKGIGFFVGAALLSLIGFQGANFALAGLLVLGLIATFTLPSGLGAMKDKAKFSALFSQDAAFNWLAAARIFLFGARDVWFVVALPVYLVSIGWDFEWVGAYLALWVVGYGIVQASAPRLLRGQKNPVGAETALRWSLILVGTPALIWIGFQFNLPPGWLITIGLGVFGAVFAVNSAVHSYLILNYSSHDKASMNVGFYYAANAGGRLLGTVLSGYAYQTIGIEGCLLISTGFIALAAVFTYQMCRSLTAKTVAS comes from the coding sequence ATGACCGCCGCCCTGCGCAACTACCTCATCATCACCGGCAACTACTGGGCGTTCACCATCACCGACGGCGCGATCCGCATGTTGGTGGTGCTGCACTTTTATCAGATGGGCTATTCGCCGTTCGCCATTGCGATGCTGTTTGTTTTTTATGAAGTATTCGGCATCGTCACCAACTTCGTCGGTGGTTGGCTCGGCGCGCGTATCGGGCTTAACCGCACCATGCAGGTGGGCACGGCGATGCAGATTGTCGCCCTGCTGATGCTGACCGTGCCCAACCCCCTGCTCACCGTGGCGTATGTCATGGCGGCACAAGCGCTTTCGGGCATCGCCAAGGATTTGAACAAAATGTCGGCCAAGGCAGGAGTCAAACTCGTCGCCGGTGCATCAGACGAACAGTTGTTCAAATGGGTCGCCTGGATTACCGGCTCAAAAAATGCGCTCAAAGGCATTGGCTTTTTCGTGGGCGCCGCGCTGTTGTCGCTGATCGGCTTTCAGGGCGCCAATTTCGCACTCGCCGGGCTGCTGGTGCTGGGTTTAATCGCCACCTTCACCTTGCCATCTGGCCTGGGTGCGATGAAGGACAAGGCCAAATTCAGCGCCTTGTTTTCGCAAGATGCGGCCTTTAACTGGCTGGCTGCCGCGCGGATTTTTCTGTTCGGCGCGCGGGATGTCTGGTTCGTCGTCGCCCTGCCCGTCTATTTGGTTTCCATCGGCTGGGATTTTGAATGGGTGGGCGCGTATCTCGCGCTTTGGGTGGTGGGCTACGGCATCGTGCAAGCCAGCGCCCCGCGCTTATTGCGGGGGCAGAAAAACCCTGTCGGCGCCGAAACCGCCCTGCGCTGGAGCCTGATCCTCGTCGGCACGCCTGCACTGATCTGGATCGGCTTTCAATTCAACCTACCGCCCGGCTGGTTGATTACGATTGGTCTGGGCGTGTTCGGTGCCGTGTTCGCCGTCAACTCGGCGGTGCATTCCTATCTGATTCTCAACTATTCCTCGCACGATAAAGCCTCGATGAATGTCGGTTTTTACTACGCCGCCAACGCCGGTGGACGCTTGCTCGGCACGGTATTATCCGGCTACGCCTACCAGACAATCGGCATCGAAGGCTGCCTGCTGATTTCCACTGGATTTATCGCCTTGGCTGCGGTGTTTACCTATCAAATGTGTCGGAGTTTGACAGCAAAGACGGTAGCGTCCTGA